A stretch of DNA from Vibrio gallaecicus:
AACTTTCGGATAGCAAAGCGGAACACCGTGTAATAAATCGCCGCCATCGTTAGTCCCCACAAAATGACATTGACCCAATTAGTTTTGAACCCATCCATTGCAGGCAACACACCAAACGACACAAAATCAATGATACCAGCGGAGAAGGTTTTACCGATATGCACATCTAACGCATAAGTCACCGCATAAGATACACCTGCCATTATCGCTGAGAATAAATAAAGTAATGGGGCAACAAAAATAAATGCAAACTCAACTGGCTCTGTAATACCAGTAACAAAGGAAGTCAAAGCTGCAGACCCTAAAATACCGGCTGCAATTTTTTTATTTTTACTGTTCGCTTCATGGTACATAGCCCAACATGCAGCAGGGAAAGCAAACATGTAAATAGCGAAGTTACCCGACAAGAATTTACCTGCTTCTTGGTACTCATCGGTTGAGAATGTTTTTACCCCGTCCTCAAGCATTTTGAACCAAATAGTATGGTCACCATTTACAATCGTACCGGCAGCAGTCGTGTACTCTCCAAAGGAGAACCAATAAGGGCTATAAAAAATATGATGAAGACCGACTGGAATTAAAGCTCGCTCCATAAATCCGTAGATAAAGGTCGAGATATACATGTTGCCGCCATTCGCCATATGTGAAAGCGCATCAATACCAGATTGAATGTATGACCAAATATGAGGTAAAACTAAACCGATGAGAAACGCTGAAAAGGCAGTAACAATTGGGACAAAGCGTTTCCCAGCAAAGAAGCCTAGAAAGTCAGGTAATTTCGTATTATAGAAACGTTGATACATGACGGCGGCTAGAATACCGGCAATAAGCCCCCCAAATACTCCGGTTTGTAAAGATGGGATCCCCATGACCATGGCATAACGACCACCTCCCATTGCCATCTCTGGTGTTATGTTTAGCGCTACTCCCATTGTCGCATTCATGACCAACATAGCGACAATGGCTGCTAAAGCTGCAATGCCTGATTCTTTGGTTAAACCAACCGCAGCTCCAACGGCAAACAAGAGAGCAAGGTTATCAAATATAACGCCACCAGCTCTCATCATTAGTGGAAGGTCGAGTTTGGCACCAAAGGCAAGTAATAAGCCAGCAGCAGGTAAAATAGAGATTGGCAGCATCAGTGCTTTACCAATTAAGGAAAGCTTAGATAAGCCACCTTTTAAACTATCGAGCATAATAAAGTCCTTTAATATCGATGTAATACCAACAAACTTTACCAATAACAACACGGCTCAAGGTTACAAATAGCAAGCAGTTTGTAACCCGTTTTTTACAATAGAATGAGATTGGAAAACATCAAGTAAGCAAGAGACAATTTAGTACTCAAAAGAAAATAAAAGATGCGAGAATACGAGTAAAAAACTAGCGAAATACTTCATTATTAATGGCATGTAGATGACCAATAAGCGTTTCAGCACTAATCGAAGAGTCCATAAAATAACGGTATAACTCATTAGACACAGCATTCTGCAGTACCGGATTAACAGCCATTGAATCAGTCAAACTTGGCATGGATGCTCCCTTAGTACTCGCGTAAGTATAATCTTGATAAGATTTCTGTTGGCACCGAGATAATTCATTCACTGATATATTGGTTTGAGCTGGTATTGAGCCTTTCTTTTGACTGAATTTCAAAAGAAATTGAGGTGAGGATAAGGAAGCCATAATCGGTATCATATTACGATCTTCCCCCGTTATTTTTGTAAAAAATGCCAAGCTATCCACGTTGTAAATAAAGCCTTTTTCCGTAGAAGGAAATGCACTGCACTCAATGTGATCTGGAATTTCACCCTCAAAACTGAACATCTCTCCCAAAGCCCAATCACCTGTGAATTGAAAGGCATACTCCCCATCAAGCAAGGCTTTGGTTCCTTGGTTCCAACTAATATTCGGTAAATCATTTCCTACAATATTAGCAAGAGCCCGAAAGCGGTTTAGCGCCTCTAGAGTTTCACTGCTATTCAATGCGTCAGGATCTAAATCGACAAAAGCCTGTCGATAATAATTCGCCCCTCCAACACCAAATGCAATATTTTCAAAAATTTGAACAATTTGCCAAGGGTCTTCCCCTAAAGCTAAAGGGCTCACACCATTAGCTTTCAAAGTTGTTAGTGCCAGCAATAAAGACTCCCACGTCTGAGGAGATGAAAGTTGATGCTGATTAAGGACCTTTCGATTGATCCACATCCAATTCAATCGGTGAATGTTCAAAGGTATGGCAACATAATTACCATCATATTGATGAATCGCTTTAATATCAGGGTACAGCGACTGATCCCACCCATGAGATGCAGCGACCTCATTAACATTATTTAAAAAACCAAGTGCAGCCCATGACTGAATTGCCGGACCTTCCATTAAAGCAATATCAGGTGAGTACCCTGCAATGGCCCTAGCTTGAAGAATCGCTTTAGCAGGTCCCCCACCGCCACCAGTAATTGGTTCACTTTTTAAAGTAAACGGCAGAGAGTCAAACTGCTCTGCAACTACCGCCAAAGCCGACTCCTCTCCGTCAGCGGTCCACCAATGCAACATTTCAACTGATGGGGAAGAAAACGCAGGTTTCACATACAACAACACACTTAACAGTAGCCAGTTTTTCATAAGGCACTGACCAAAATAACATCCACTTCAAGACCACCTTCAGGCGAATTAGATAATTGAATATCTCCCCCATGAGCTCTGGCGATACTACGTGAAATCGCTAACCCCAAACCAGATCCTTCTACCCCTGTATTATTTTCTCTGAAGTAAGGCTCAAAGACCTTTTCTAACATATCCTCTCTTATTCCCTCCCCAGAATCACGCAACACGATTTGAATAGAATCAGAATGAGAAAACATAGTGATATTTACTGCATCACCATATTTAACGCCATTATCTACTAAGTTAAACAAGCAGCGCTTTATTGCCAATGGCTTACCATAAAGCTCGATCCTTGGCAGGTCGACAAGATGAACAGACACCCCATCTTTATTATGAACAGCCGCACATTGCTCAAGAATGTCATTGATATCAACCCACTCTAATTCTTCGTGAATATCATTATCTCGCATGCATTGTAATGCTCCATTTAGCATCATCTCGACTTCATTCAACAGCTTTTCAAATCTTAATTTTGTTGGTTCATCGCTCAACATTTCAGTCCGTAATTTTAAACAAGCTAAAGGAGTTTTTATATCGTGAGAAATCGCGTTAAAAAACATATCTCTATCACGCAAGTACGCTTTAATACGGCGATTCATTTTATTAAAAGCATGAATAGCGGCTCTGGTTTCTGAGCTTCCTTCTTCTTTTATTTCTTCAATCTGCATTTGTGAGCCCATCAGCGTGGCAGATCTTGCTAAAGAACGAAAAGGACGAATTTCTTTCTGTAAGACGACATAAGAAACGCCCATAAGCATAAAGGTCACGATGAGGAGAAAAATTATTTGCCGGCTATCAATAAAGTTATCGCTCAAACTATCAAAAGACAACGGAATAACCGTCGCTAAATAGAGCCACTCATTCTCTGAAAACTCCACCTGAATAACAGCGATGGGGAGATCCAGCTTGCCTAACACTAAGCTGTAGTCTTTCCACAAAGCAGGTAATTCATGGAGTTTGATTCCAGAATTAAATACCAGCAAGTCTTCACGTTTGGCTAAATTGACATGCACTTTATGCGAACCTTTAAGTTGCTGCTCTAAGAGTTCAGTTGCTTGTGTTTCCATGTGAGGGACTAAAGAGTGATTAAGTAAAGAAGGGATCGGAAGTTGATGATTATTCATCGATATAAAAAACCTTGTTCCTCCAATGTTTCGTAACTGCTCTAACACCAAGTGGCGATAATTAATCGGCAGACCAGAAAAGTAGTTAATGGTGTCTGCTGCAGCTGATGATATAGCGGTCATAGCGTGGCTAGCCGATTCTCTTTTTGATGCAGATGTAGCAGTAAACCATACCGCACCTGCCAATATTTCGGCTAAGAGAATCACCAAGAATGTAGACAAAGTGATTCGTGCAACCATTGACTGAAATATATTTTTTTTCAAAATTGAATACGACTAATATGCGAATCGATCACTAACATATAGCCACGATGCCTTACTGTCATAATCGTATTTCTATCTTCGTCCCTCAGTTGCTTTCTCAGCCTGCTAATTTGCACATCAATGCCTCTCTCTAGTGGCTCAGCATCCCTTCCCCAAAGGGCATGCGCA
This window harbors:
- a CDS encoding PTS transporter subunit EIIC, which encodes MLDSLKGGLSKLSLIGKALMLPISILPAAGLLLAFGAKLDLPLMMRAGGVIFDNLALLFAVGAAVGLTKESGIAALAAIVAMLVMNATMGVALNITPEMAMGGGRYAMVMGIPSLQTGVFGGLIAGILAAVMYQRFYNTKLPDFLGFFAGKRFVPIVTAFSAFLIGLVLPHIWSYIQSGIDALSHMANGGNMYISTFIYGFMERALIPVGLHHIFYSPYWFSFGEYTTAAGTIVNGDHTIWFKMLEDGVKTFSTDEYQEAGKFLSGNFAIYMFAFPAACWAMYHEANSKNKKIAAGILGSAALTSFVTGITEPVEFAFIFVAPLLYLFSAIMAGVSYAVTYALDVHIGKTFSAGIIDFVSFGVLPAMDGFKTNWVNVILWGLTMAAIYYTVFRFAIRKFNLKTVGREDTQSKAITLDNETLASEITTLIGGEANITSIGSCITRLRLQIKDQTLVNELAIKDLGAMGVIKVGSNGLQIILGSKAQFVADIMSENTSGTPDSLSTNLS
- a CDS encoding ABC transporter substrate-binding protein → MKNWLLLSVLLYVKPAFSSPSVEMLHWWTADGEESALAVVAEQFDSLPFTLKSEPITGGGGGPAKAILQARAIAGYSPDIALMEGPAIQSWAALGFLNNVNEVAASHGWDQSLYPDIKAIHQYDGNYVAIPLNIHRLNWMWINRKVLNQHQLSSPQTWESLLLALTTLKANGVSPLALGEDPWQIVQIFENIAFGVGGANYYRQAFVDLDPDALNSSETLEALNRFRALANIVGNDLPNISWNQGTKALLDGEYAFQFTGDWALGEMFSFEGEIPDHIECSAFPSTEKGFIYNVDSLAFFTKITGEDRNMIPIMASLSSPQFLLKFSQKKGSIPAQTNISVNELSRCQQKSYQDYTYASTKGASMPSLTDSMAVNPVLQNAVSNELYRYFMDSSISAETLIGHLHAINNEVFR
- a CDS encoding ATP-binding protein; protein product: MKKNIFQSMVARITLSTFLVILLAEILAGAVWFTATSASKRESASHAMTAISSAAADTINYFSGLPINYRHLVLEQLRNIGGTRFFISMNNHQLPIPSLLNHSLVPHMETQATELLEQQLKGSHKVHVNLAKREDLLVFNSGIKLHELPALWKDYSLVLGKLDLPIAVIQVEFSENEWLYLATVIPLSFDSLSDNFIDSRQIIFLLIVTFMLMGVSYVVLQKEIRPFRSLARSATLMGSQMQIEEIKEEGSSETRAAIHAFNKMNRRIKAYLRDRDMFFNAISHDIKTPLACLKLRTEMLSDEPTKLRFEKLLNEVEMMLNGALQCMRDNDIHEELEWVDINDILEQCAAVHNKDGVSVHLVDLPRIELYGKPLAIKRCLFNLVDNGVKYGDAVNITMFSHSDSIQIVLRDSGEGIREDMLEKVFEPYFRENNTGVEGSGLGLAISRSIARAHGGDIQLSNSPEGGLEVDVILVSAL